In Thermoplasmata archaeon, the following are encoded in one genomic region:
- a CDS encoding TatD family hydrolase, whose protein sequence is MPLPDGLPVVDHHCHLSPHGEGVAAARRFRAAGGTHLFLATQNYTGSVARSLDDYAGQFETTIRLAARVRADAGVVAYPVVAPYPVDLVEQARTIGLAEAEALHRSALDLAGRAVAEGRAVAIGEVGRAHFPVNAAIAAALDRVLDHALAVARDARCPAILHSEDLDAAGYRELATRARGVGLRPERVVKHYARGRVPTPLRDGLVPSYLAARDLVGEVVGDPAPWFLETDFLDDPRRPGAVLDLATVPRRARAIAEGTPGGAERLVVPFVESIARVYGLDLEAPRERGP, encoded by the coding sequence TCTCTCCCCGCACGGCGAGGGGGTCGCCGCGGCCCGCCGGTTTCGGGCTGCGGGCGGAACCCACCTGTTCCTCGCCACCCAGAACTATACCGGAAGCGTTGCGCGCTCGCTCGACGACTACGCCGGGCAGTTCGAGACCACAATCCGCCTCGCCGCGCGGGTTCGCGCGGACGCAGGCGTCGTCGCCTACCCCGTCGTCGCACCGTACCCGGTCGACCTCGTGGAGCAGGCCCGGACGATCGGCCTCGCCGAGGCCGAAGCGCTGCACCGGTCCGCGCTCGATCTCGCGGGCCGCGCGGTAGCGGAAGGCCGCGCCGTCGCCATCGGCGAGGTCGGCCGCGCCCACTTCCCGGTCAACGCGGCGATCGCGGCGGCGCTCGACCGGGTCCTGGACCATGCCCTCGCCGTGGCCCGCGACGCCCGCTGCCCGGCGATCCTCCACAGCGAGGACCTCGACGCGGCCGGCTACCGCGAGCTGGCGACGCGAGCACGAGGGGTCGGCCTTCGGCCCGAGCGGGTCGTCAAGCATTACGCCCGCGGCCGAGTGCCGACGCCGCTGCGCGACGGCCTCGTCCCGTCGTACCTCGCCGCTCGGGATCTCGTGGGCGAGGTCGTCGGAGATCCGGCGCCGTGGTTCCTGGAGACCGATTTTCTCGACGATCCCCGCCGGCCGGGAGCCGTGCTCGACCTCGCCACGGTCCCACGGCGCGCCCGGGCGATCGCCGAAGGCACCCCCGGCGGGGCGGAACGCCTGGTCGTGCCGTTCGTGGAGTCGATCGCGCGGGTGTATGGCCTCGACCTGGAGGCGCCGCGGGAGCGGGGACCCTGA
- the tmk gene encoding dTMP kinase has protein sequence MIAIEGIDGSGKSTLVRALARRLRRRGWSVARRHEPADPSLGVLAQRAGVLDPWTAGVYFTIDRFAARRALARDLARHDVVIADRSFYSTLAYQGSALPPRDRHRLERLQRLATVPPDRVVLLDLEPADALRRVGGRAGRRGPLERRRRLERARREYRRLASRGRWIVLDARASPSDLARTLTERLVPGLPPPSGPRRPGARRRS, from the coding sequence TTGATCGCGATCGAGGGGATCGACGGCTCGGGGAAGAGCACCCTCGTTCGCGCGCTCGCGCGCCGCCTGCGGCGGCGCGGCTGGTCGGTCGCCCGACGGCACGAACCGGCCGACCCCTCGCTCGGGGTCCTCGCCCAGCGCGCCGGCGTGCTCGACCCGTGGACCGCCGGCGTCTACTTCACGATCGACCGGTTCGCGGCGCGCCGGGCCCTGGCGCGCGACCTCGCCCGTCACGACGTGGTGATCGCGGACCGATCGTTCTACTCGACCCTCGCCTATCAGGGCTCCGCGCTCCCGCCCCGGGACCGCCACCGCCTGGAGCGCCTGCAGCGGCTCGCAACCGTGCCGCCCGACCGGGTGGTCCTGCTCGATCTGGAGCCGGCCGACGCGCTGCGTCGCGTCGGCGGGCGGGCCGGGCGCCGCGGGCCACTCGAGCGACGCCGGCGGCTCGAGCGCGCCCGACGGGAGTACCGACGCCTCGCTTCGCGTGGGCGATGGATCGTCCTGGACGCCCGCGCGTCCCCGAGCGACCTCGCGCGTACGCTCACGGAGCGGCTCGTCCCCGGGCTGCCCCCGCCGTCCGGTCCGCGCCGGCCCGGAGCCCGACGGCGAAGCTGA